Genomic window (Aurantimicrobium sp. INA4):
AGTCACTGTTTCAGGCCGTCTGGCCAACACCAAGGATGCAGGTTCCTTTTCGCCGAGGAATCTCACCATGCCGATGCCTGTGCGGTGGGCTGCCTCTACTCCCAGAACAGCAGCTCCCGGATAGGTGGCTGAACCTGTGACAACTCCAAGAACCCCATGAGAGTACTTGTTGTCTTGGGGAGTGGGAATACGAATGTGAGCAGCTGCCTCAGCTGCTCCCCATTCGCCGATGTGTTCCATGTTCCCAGTCTTGTTCATTTGGGAAAGAACTACCACCGGCGAGTGGCATCGTTGACTTCACCCACAAGCTCTTCAATGATGTCTTCCAGGAAGAGCACACCGGTCGTTTCACCAGTCGCATCAACGACGCGGGCAAGGTGAATACCTGTGCGCTGCAGTTGAGCAAGGACATCTTCGAGGTCAGTGGATTCACTGACAGAAGCGAGTTGCCTAATTCGCTTTGTTTTGATTGGACCTGTGTGAGTTCCTGCTTCAGAAATGTCATCATCATAGGTGAGTACGTCTTTGAGGTGGATATACCCAATAGGTTCCTGTTGGGCATCACTGATGACGTAGCGAGAGAAGCCATACTTTGCTACAGCCTGTTCCAGCTCGCTGACGGTGGAGCTTTCACTCAATGTGACCAAGTTATCTATTGAAACTTTGATGTCGCCTGCTTTTTTCGTAGTGAAATCAAAAGCAGCAGAAAGAGTTCCCGAGCTGTCCTCGATGGTTCCCTCTCGGGTGGAGTGGGAGACAATCGTGGCTACCTCATTGAGAGTAAACACACTGTTTGCTTCTTGACGCGGCTGTACCCGACACAGCTTCAGCACACCATTAGCTATTTCATTCATGACCCAGATCACTGGCTTCACAACGCGTGCAACAAAGACCAACGGGGGAGCCAAGATCAAAATGGCTTTATCTGGAACGGAGAACGAGGCGTTCTTGGGAACCATTTCTCCAAATATCACGTGCAAGAACGTGACCAGCACCAAAGCAAAGATGAAGCTAATCGCAGAAATCCAACCTGGTGCCAAGCCAGTTCCATACAGTGCCATCTCCATCAGGTGGTGAATGGCCGGTTCTGACACGTTCAAAATAAGCAGAGAGGCAACCGTAATTCCCAACTGGCTTGTAGCCAGCATTAAGCTGACGTGCTCCATGGCATAAAGAGCTGTCTTAGCTGAAGCTTTGCCCTTGTTGGCTAGAGGTTCGATTTGCGAGCGCCTCGCAGAGATCACAGCAAACTCTGCTGCCACGAAGAAAGCGTTGAGGGCGAGCAGAACCACAAGCCAAATCAGTCCAGCCCAATCACTCATCGCTCTCACCACCCTCGTTGGGAGGTGCCGGGGTGAAACGAAGACGATCAATACGACGCCCGTCCATGCGAACAACCTTGAATTCTCCACCAGGAACGTGGACAGTGTCTCCTTGTTCGGGGATACGACCTAATTCACTCATTACGAAACCGGCTACGGTTTCATAGTTCTCGTTTTCTGGAACGGTAATCCCAGCGCGCTCTTCGAGTTCATCTGGTCTGAGGGACCCTGGGAAGGTGAGGTATTCGGCGGTGGAGACTACTCCTGCGCGAGAACGGTCGTGTTCATCGGCGACTTCACCGACTAGTTCTTCTACGAGGTCTTCGAGTGTGGCAATTCCTGCCGTGCCACCGTATTCGTCGACAACCATGGCCATTTGTAGGCCCTTGCCACGTAATTCGGCCAAGAGTGCATCAAGAGACATCGTGTCTGGAACACGTAATGGCTCACTCATGAGTGCGGAGACGGGAACCTCGCTGCGTCGTTCTCGGGGCACTGAGATAGCGTTCTTGACATGCACGACACCGACAACATCGTCGAGGCTGTCTTCGGCCACTGGGAAACGGGAGAATCCCGTTTTCCGGGCCAACTCAAGAACTGCTCGAGCTGAATCTCCTGGTTCTAAAGATTCAATTCGCAAGCGCGGGGTCATGACGTCACTGGCGGAGAGCTCGCTGAATGCAAGAGTCTTGCCCAGCAGGGTTGCCGTATCAGCTTCCAGAGCACCCTCACTAGCTGACCGTCGCAGGAGTGAGGAGAGTTCCTCAGCAGAACGAGCCCCGGAGAGCTCCTCTTTGGGTTCTAAACCGAATCCTCGCAATACCGAATTGGATAGTCCGTTGAGGAAAGCAATAACAGGTTTGAATAGAAACGTGAACGCGGTTTGAAAAGGGATAACTACTTTGGCAGTTGCTTGAGGAATTGCCAAAGCAAAGTTCTTAGGGACGAGTTCACCAATAATCATGGAGAGCACTGTGGCAATAACCACAGCACTCACACCTGCAACGGTTCTAATGACAGCCTCATTCCAGCCGAGTGCTGAAAGTGGCTGAAACAGCAATGCAGAGAGCGCTGGTTCCATCAAGAAACCCGTGAGCAGGGTTGTGAGGGTAATTCCCAATTGCGCGCTTGAGAGGTGCGTTGACGTGATCGTCAACGCCTTGATGGTCATGCTGAGACCTTTGACGCCTCGCTCCCTCTGTGCCTCAAGTTCAGGGCGATCGAGATTGACCAGGGCAAACTCTGCTGCGACAAAGAAACCGGTTCCTACGGTCAGCAAAAGACCAAAACCGAATGCAATCCATTCGCTAGCCACCAAGACCACCACGCTCTCGGCGTGAGTGAGACAGAATAATGTCGTGGTTTCGGGCTCGCGGGGGGTCATCCATTGCACTTGTAGTTTAGCGAAGTTGCTGAGTAAAGCCTCTCAACGATGCTATGACAGGCTGACAAACCTCAACGGAACTTCAATAGACACATCTGTACCACCCTCTGGTGCTGGGCCCCATTCGATACTGCCACTGAGCTCGCCTTGGATGAGTGTTTTCACAATCTGTGTACCCAGGCCATCACCGATTTCACCTTCTGGTAGGCCCGTTCCGTTATCAACGATGTGAACGCTGAGAGCTTCATCAGTGCGGTTGGCTTCAATGATGACTGTTCCCTCACGGCCTGCAAGGCCGTGCTCAACTGCATTGGTCACGAGCTCTGTAAGAGCAAGTGCCAGCGGTGTGGCATATTCGCTCGGGAGAACACCGAAGCTTCCAGAAAGTCTGGGGTGAACGGTGGTGCCGTGAATGGCGGCAACTTCAGCGCTGAGCATCAGTACTCGGTTGAAGACATCATCGAAGTCCACATTTTGACTCAGGCCCTCAGACAAGGTGTCGTGGACCACTGCGATGGAGGCAACGCGTCGCATTGCCTGGGTAAGTGCTTCACGTGCTTCGTCAGACTGTGTTCTGCGAGCTTGGATACGCAACAGTGATGCCACCGTTTGTAGGTTGTTCTTTACTCGGTGGTGAATCTCGCGGATTGTTGCATCCTTAGTGATGAGTTCCATCTCTTGGTTTCGAAGCTCAGTGACATCACGGCAGAGCACAATCGCTCCGGTTCGCTCACCGAGGTGGCGAATAGGGATTGTGCGAAGAGAGATGGTTACTCCCCTGGCTTCAATATCTGCCCGCCACGGTGCACGACCGGTGACAACGACGGGTAATGACTCATCGACGTTGATTTTTCCGGTCAAAACACGAGTAGTGACCTCTGCGAGGGTTTCACCCTCGAGCTCATCATTAAAGCCGATGCGGTTGAAAGCAGAAAGTGCGTTGGGGCTGGCGAAGGTGACCACACCGTCGACATCCAGACGGATCAAACCATCTGTGGCACGCGGTGCACCACGCCTCGGTGAGGGTGCTGCATCTAAGTCAGGAAAATCACCTGTGGCGATCATGTCGAAGAGATCATTAGCGCAGGAATTGAAAGTCAATTCCTGACGACTAGGAGAGCGACTCTCGGACAGGTTTGTGTGCAGGGAGATGACGGCAATAGGGCTTGTTGGTGCCGGGTCGCTTGATCCCTGGCGGACACGGCGCACGACCGGAACGGCACGAACTCGTGTGGGGGTTTCTTCGTACCACGCAGGTGAAGAAGATTCGATAATGGCAGAAGTTTCATAGGCTTCACTGACCTGAGCACGCCACTCCGCTTTGATTTTCTGCCCTACAAAGTCGCGATAAAACAAGGTTGCTGAGCTAGATGGGCGGGCATGTGACACGGCAACAAAAGAGCCATCTGTTGTGGGAGCCCACAACACAATGTCGGCAAAGGCGAGGTCAGCGATGAGCTGCCAGTCACCAATAAGCATGTGAAGCCATTCAATATCGGCGGCTGAGCCAATTCCTTGAGCTTCCATGATGTTGCTGAGAGTCGACATACCTCTAGCCTAGAGTCATGCGTAAGAAGTGGTTGTGGCGGACACTAGCTGTTCTCGCCGGGATTGTGGTGGTGACTGTTGTGGCATTTACGGTAAGCCCTTGGCCCAGTGCTTTGATTATTCGCCAGGTGTTCCAAGATGGCGCGAAAAAAGTAGCGGCCATCATGGAGCCCTATGCGCCCACCAGCGGTGTTGATTCTGTCTTGGACGTCCAATATGCCGAAGGCTCAACTGAGCCCTACGTCACACCATCTAGCTTTACGCAACTAGACGTGTTTTATCCCACTGGAACGACTGAGCCCTTAGGAACAGTTATTTGGACTCATGGTGGCGCATGGATTTCAGGTAACAAGTCCAATGACCGCAGTTACTTTGAAATATTGGCTTCAAAGGGTTACACCGTTGTCGGTCTCAACTACACCTATGGGCCTGAGGCGCAGTATCCCACTGCAGTTTTTGAACTCAACCAAGCACACAAGTTTTTGCTGGAGAACTCAGACAAATTCCACATCAACCCTGATGCAATCGTGCTCGCAGGTGACTCTGCCGGAGCCCAGCTCACCAGCCAACTGGCCACCATCATTACCAAGCCTTCCTATGCCGCTGGCATGAAAATCACTCCTGCTCTCTCACCCGAGCAACTCCAAGGTGTTGTTCTCAACTGTGGCGTATATGAAGTGACGTCACTTCTGGGACAAAAGGGAATCTTGGGCTGGGGCGATGACGCATCGCTGTGGGCCTACACAGGAGACCGAGATCTGGTTAACTCCGCAGCTGTTGCTGAAATGTCCACCATTCATCACGTGGATGGAAACTTCCCGGAAACCTATATCTCTGGCGGTAATGCTGATCCACTCACGGCGGAGAACTCTAAGCCTTTCGCTGCAAAGCTGCAGTCACTGGGCGTAAACGTCACGGAACTGTTTTGGCCGGATGACTACACACCGCCACTTCCGCATGAATATCAATTCAGGCTGAATCTTGATGCTGCTCAAACGGCATTGACGCAAACGCTTGCTTTCTTGGACGAGAGAATCGGTTCTTCTTCTGCCCAGTAACAGGCGCGCTGTGTGAAAGCACGCCTGCAATCTCAACAAACCTCTTGCGTAGCTTGCTCGTGTGAGCCGACATACTCAACGGTTTTCCGCTTGCATAGCTGGCGTTGAGAGCTTTCTCATCCAGAGGCAGCTCGTACACCTCGTGCAAACCAGCAAAACGGCTCAGTGTTTCTGCCGCATGGGAACTACCTCTGGGATCTAATCCAGGTCTGACCTTATTGACCACAATCAAACGCAGTGACTGCGGAAACAAGTCAACGAGGACATCGTGGGCACGGATAAACCTGGCAATACCCAGTGCATCAGCACTTGCAACCTCCACAATGCAATCAGCATGCTTCAACACCGTGAGTGTTGCCGCGTTACGCCTGGGCGCGAAGAGATCACTTGTGATCTCTTCATCTGTTTCCAGATTGAAACCCACATCAACAACCACCGCATCAAAGGCTTCAGCAGCGCAGCTCAGAACAAGCTTCACCCGCTCTGCTGTGAGCTCAGGCCACCTGTCTGTTCTGGTTATCCCGGAGAGAACACGTAAGTTTCCTACTGAGGTTGACACGTGGTGAGTGAGGTTTTCTATGTCCTGTGCTGTGAGAGTCCCTGACTCTGCCAAACGGCATGCTGCAGCTAAACCTGCCGCTTCATCGATGATGCCAAGTGTGGGAGCAATGGCTCCGCCATAGCTATCAGCATCAATGAGAAGCACTGACTGACCCAATTCAGCTAGCTCAGCTGCCAGATTGATGGCAACGGTGGTTCGACCTGGTGCTCCTGTTGGCCCCCACACAGCAATGAGCAGGCTCATGAGCTCTTCCCGCGGGTTGGGACGAGGGAAAGAGCATCACCATTGGCTTGAGACTCTAGGAGAGCAGCGACCTTGTTTTGTGGGACCACGAGTTCGACCCGCACTCCCCCGTTAGATGCTGCCAAACCGGTTGCCTCGGTGATGTGTGCAATCTGAGCACCAGAGATGATGACGGATGGTGGGCCGAAGACGCCCTGGCCCGCCGCCATCGATGCCCAGACATCCACAGAAGTGCCGACCACAGCTTCTGACGCAAGTGGAACGTCAAGCTGGACCACCACATTCGTGGTCGCGACCTGCTTGGCTGTTCCCACTGCGCTGACCGGAACAAGCTCCCCAGCACCAACGGCTTTGGTCACCACTGATCCAGGTGTGAAGGCGTTTGCGGTGAGGTAGGAGGTTCCAGAGCTACCAAGCTTTACATCTGTGAGAACGAGGTCGTTCTTGTCGAGGACGTGGCCTGGTGTGAGCGTTTTTGAGGCAACATAAACCGCGGTGGTGCTCTCTGTTGCCGTGACGAGAGCAAAGCCCCCCAGTGCTGCGCCCACAACGAGCGCTAATCCGATAAAGAGTCGCATGTCGAGGCGACGTGTCTTTGTGTGAGTCATGAGAAGAATCTTCTCGAAAGCTTGTGAGGACTGAAGAAAGTTATCCACAGATTTTTCCCTGCCAGGTTTTTGAGTCTCGTATTTTCCTAGTCTGGGAACATGAATGATTTTGGCTCTACTGACGTGAATACTGACCGTTTTCTTACCGCGACCGAAGCAGCAGAACTCTTGAAAGTTTCTGTTGCCGATGTGCATGAACTCATCAACTCTGGTGAGCTCCAGGCATTCCAAGTGGGGAGCCGCGGTCCCTGGCGGATAGAACACGACATTCTTGAGCTGTTTATTGCTGAGCAATACGAGATTTCACGTCGCAGCGCCATGTGGAACAACTCATCTTTGGCCTCAGCTAACAACATCACTGATTTCTAAAGCTTCCCCATCAAGAAGGGCTTCCCGAATTTGTCGGGAAGCCCTTCTTGCTTTTTCCTGAAATTCACGGAGCTCATTCGATACGGACGTAGAGAACCTCATTCAAGGCGCAGATGATCATGCCCTGTGATGTGCGCAGATCAAGGTGGTCATGCCCCACATGATCGATTATTCCTCTGAATGTTTCTGCAGCTGTGTAGACATAAACAGGCTTGCGTCTGCGGCCAATATCTCGAAGCACGAATGCCAGGTTGACCTTCTGAGCCAGCCGGGGGCGTGAGGAAAGAGCTTCCAAGGCGCTATCTGTGACCTCGCCAACCTGATTACCTAGGCTAAGTCGTTCAAGTTCGTTGGGAATTCGAAGTGATCTCACTGCCTGCAAGGCAACGATGAGTGCGCCGTGGAGCTCCTGTGGGCCTTCAACCTCGAGCGCGGTCCAGTCTTTGCCCACGTTCTTGATTGAGCCAGATATTTCGCGACCATCCTTCAGATTCAGTGAAATAGTGATCTTCTCTTGAGCGCCTTGGAGTGCGATCAGGCGGTCTCGAAGCGTCAGCTTAGAACGTCTCTCGCGCTCCTCATCTTCGAGGCGGTTGAGCACTTCTGCATCCAGTTCTCGCTCGAGCTGACTTTCTAAATCATGAAAGAGGTTATCTAAGGTCATAGTGAGCGAAGGTAGGAACCGAAGCTGAGAATCTGCTGGAGTTATCCACATCTTTCCTGAGAATTAGACTTTTGGTCTATTTGCTATGTCACAGTGTTTTCATGACAACAGCACAAGCTCTCAACACACGCAGTTCCCTCTTCGACCAGGATGACTACTTTGGGTACCAGCCGACCGCTACGTCTGCACTGCCCGACCCGCAACCGATGGTGGAGAACCTTGCTCGCTCCGTCATGGAAATTCTCGCTGGGTGCCGAGAGCTTGACCAGATAGCTCGCTGGGTGAGCGATGAGGTGTATCGCACCCTCCTCAAACGCGTCCATATTTCCCGCCGAGCGCGGGCCGTCAAGAAAATGCCCGCAGTGCGCCCTACCTTTGGCTTAGGTCGCACCATCATAACCAACCCCACCGATGGTGTTGTGGAATCGGTTGTGATTGTTCACGGCAAAGCCCGCACACGTTCAATAGCGATCAGGCTCGAAGGTATTGATGGAAGGTGGCGTGCGACCGCAATCCACGTTCTCTAAACCAGAACGGGTTTTTCTTTGTTGTATCGAACAAAGAGCATGCCAACCCGAAATGCTGATTCGCTCACGATCAACAACAGGCCAGCCGTGATCAAGAGGCTCACCGCATAGTTGGAAAAGGTGCTGTTCTCCGACACCGTTTTTACGACAACAAGGAAAACTAAGGCCAGGTACTCGGCTCCGCTGTTTCGCACGACCACAGCTTTTTTCTCTGGGAGTGGGCGAACCCACATAATTCGTGTTCGATAGCGAGCAAAGATGTAGCCACAAACAACACCGATTCCTCCAGCAGCCCAGTGAAGCGGGTCTTTGGTGAGGTCATCCCAGAGCACGATTCCAATAAAGAGCACTTCAAAAACAGGGTCAAAAATGGCCAGCCAGAGAAGACTGACATATTCACGTTTGGGAAGGTGGAGAACCTTCTTGCCATAATTGCGAGCTTTGAGATCGAAAATGATCATCACGACTATCAGTGGTGACAACCACAGAAGCAACAGCCAATCATTCTCCATGGCAGAAGCTTAGCCCTGGAGTTAGTAGCTCAAGAAAAAGAAAAAGGAGTTACTTTTTCTTCTTCTTGCGGCGCTCAGCCCGGTTACCCGCAGGCGCTCCACCAGTCTGCTGACCAAAGGCACCACGTGTTCCCACGGTGGGTCCGGTGGGGCGGTTGTTCTCGGGAACAATCTGACGTCCATTATCGGCTGCCTGTTGGGCACGAGCGGTCTCAGCCTGCTCAACACGTCCACGCTCGTCACGAACCTCCACCTGGCCGTCTTCTGACGGTGCGGTGTAGCTCAATTGCGCGTTGGCGTCTTCAGACTGGCCAAGACCCTTAGCGGCAATGCTGGGGTGCTCCGGATTGCCCTCAGCGACGTTGACCTGAACTTCGAGATTGAACAAGAAGCCAACAGATTCAGCCTTGATGGACGCCATCATGCCCTGGTAAAGGGCAAAGCCTTCACGCTGGTACTCGACCAATGGGTCACGTTGAGCCATGGCGCGAAGACCAATACCGTCCTTGAGGTAGTCCATCTCGTAGAGGTGGTCACGCCAGCGGCGGTCCACGACAGATAGAACGACACGGCGCTCTAATTCACGCATCGCGGTTGAGCCGAGAGATTCTTCACGGCGCTTGTATGCAAGGAGAGCATCTGACTGGATTTCGCGACGCATGAACTCCTTGTTCACACGACCCTTGTTTCCAGCTTCCTGGATTACTTCATCAATCGTGATGGAAACAGGGTAAATGGTCTTCAGCTCAGCCCAGAGAGCGTCGAAGTCCCAGTCGTCACCGTTGCCTTCGCTGGTGTGGGCAGCAAGAACTTCATCGACGACATCCTCGAGGAACTTGTGAACACGTTCTTGCAGATCGTCACCTTCGAGGATGTGAGCTCGGTCGGCATAAATAGCTTCACGCTGACGGTTAAGAACGTCATCGTATTTGAGAACGTTCTTCCGCATTTCAGCATTACGCGCTTCAACCTGAGACTGAGCAGAGCGAATAGCACGGCTCACAATCGAGGACTCGATAGCAGTGTCATCGGGGATGTTGCTTCGGGTCATGATGGCTTCTGCAGCACCCGAGTTGAACATCCGCATAAGGTCATCGGTTAGGGAGAGGTAGAAGCGGCTTTCACCGGGGTCACCCTGACGGCCAGAACGTCCACGAAGCTGGTTGTCGATACGACGAGATTCGTGGCGTTCGGTTCCAAGAACGTAGAGGCCACCAACGGCAACAACCTTGTCAGCTTCTTCCTGAACACGGGCCTTGACCTTGGAGAAGGCTGCTTCCCAGGCGGCTTCGTATTCTTCTGGGGTTTCTAGGGGGTTCAGTCCCTGAGATGCCAGTTCAGAAACAGTGAGATGCTCAGCGTTACCACCGAGCATGATGTCGGTACCACGACCAGCCATGTTGGTGGCCACGGTGACAGCACCCAAACGACCAGCTTGAGCAACGATAGCTGCTTCACGAGCGTGGTTCTTGGCGTTGAGGACCTCGTGACGAATGCCCTTCTTGGCTAGAAGCTTAGAGAGGTATTCGCTCTTCTCAACTGAGGTGGTTCCCACGAGGACAGGCTGGCCCTTGGCGTGGCGTTCAGCAATGTCGTTAGCAACCTGCTCGAACTTGATGACTTCGTTCTTGTAAACGAGGTCAGGCTGGTCAATGCGCTGCATGGGCTTGTTGGTGGGGATAGGAACCACACCAATCTTGTAGGTGCTCATGAATTCGCCGGCTTCAGTTTCAGCCGTACCGGTCATACCTGAGATCTTCTCGTACATACGGAAGTAGTTCTGCAAGGTCACTGTAGCCAAGGTCTGGTTTTCTGCCTTGACCTCGACGCCTTCCTTGGCTTCGATGGCCTGGTGGATACCTTCGTTGTAACGGCGACCAGCAAGGATACGACCAGTGTGTTCATCTACGATGAGAACCTCACCGTTCATGACGACATAGTCTTTGTCCCGCTTGAACAGGGCAACCGCCTTGATGGAGTTGTTCAAGAACGAAATCAGCGGGGTGTTTGCAGACTCGTAGAGGTTGTCAATACCGAGGTAGTCCTCAACCTTTTCAATACCTGGCTCAAGAACACCAACGGTGCGCTTCTTTTCGTCAACTTCGTAGTCAACACCGGGCTCGAGTGTGGTGGCAATCTTGGCAAACTCGGTGAACCAGCGGTTGGCTTCACCAGAGGCAGGTCCAGAAATAATCAGTGGGGTACGAGCCTCATCAATGAGGATGGAGTCCACCTCATCGACGATGGCAAAGAAATGTCCGCGCTGAACCTTGTCAGCAGCACTCCAGGCCATGTTGTCGCGCAGGTAATCAAAACCAAACTCGTTGTTGGTGCCATAGGTAATGTCGCACAGGTACTGTTCACGACGAACAGCAGGCTGCTGACCAGCGGTAATCACACCGGTGGTCATGCCCAGGGCGCGGAATACGCGACCCATGAGTTCAGACTGGTAGCTGGCTAAGTAGTCGTTCACGGTAACAACGTGAACACCGCGACCCGCAATCGCGTTGAGGTAGGCAGGAAGGGTGGCAACCAGTGTCTTACCTTCACCGGTCTTCATTTCAGCAATATTGCCCATGTGCAGTGCAGCACCACCCATGAGCTGAACGTCGAAGTGGCGCAGACCGATGGTGCGTCGCGCTGCTTCACGAACAGCAGCAAAGGCTTCAGGGAGCATGTGGTCGAGAGATTCACCCTCGATGTAACGCTTGCGGAAATCTGTGGTTTCGGCACGAAGCTCTTCATCGGTGAGGTTGATGAATCCCTCTTCGAGTTCGTTGACGGCCTTCGCAAGGTTTTCTAGTTTGCGTAGGGTTCGGCCTTCACCAACGCGAAGGACCTTGTCAAGAATGTTTGCCACTGAAACTCTCCAAATACTGGTGCACACTGCATATAAAAGACATGCGCATAAGGGCGGTCACACGTGAAGTGCAGACCGCCCTCAATGCTACCGGGAATGAGCTTGCCCCGCCTGTACAGATGCTGGAGGCGGGGCAAGAATCAGCTGTTAAGCAGCTGCAGAAGGTTTAGTTGCCTGCACTTCTTTGGCTATTCGCTCAATATCTTCTGGGGTTGCGGGGACGAGATCGACCTGGGCAAAGGCGTCAGCACTCGCTTCATGAATCGACAGTGGCTTCTGGTGGCCGTTGTGGTGGACCTTCTTCTTATCCCTGGCACGGCGCAGCTGTTCCATCATGCGGCCCATGGCCAGATCAAAGGCGGCATATTTGTCTTCGCCGTCGGACTCGGCACGGACGACTGGTCCGGCTTCTACGAGGGTGAGTTCCACATGATCACCACCTACCAGGCCTTTACCGCCGTGATGTTTACTGACGGTCACATCGAGTTCGAGGGGGCGATCTGCCAGCTTCTCAATCTTGTCGACCTTCTCGGTGACGTAGTTACGGAATCGGTCGGTGATTTCGGTGTGGCGGGCGATGAAGTTCAGTTCCATGATGACCTCCCGTAGTTGGCGTTTACGCCCAACTTTTGGGCGAGTCCTTTCACGCCAATCGATGTTGTTGAAAATGTAGTCCTGTTTGCATAAAAATGTCACGCAATTTTTCTGCGAGTGTCCTGAAAGTTTTTTGGCGTGTAAGCCAGCACAGCTGCACCAATGACGTTGGCGCCCTCGGCACGCAGTGCCCGGGCACATTCCAGCAGGGTTGCCCCTGTGGTCAGAACGTCATCCAGGATGATGACGGAGCGTCCGTTAAGGTTCTTTACTGCCCGAAATGAGCCGCGCATATTCTCGAAGCGCTCTATCCTGCCCAACACGGATTGATCGACGCGTCGTCGAGTGTTCACCAGCAAACGCTGAGCTCTCACACCAGCTGCTTGCGTCAAGACCGTGATGGGGACATACCCACGTTGCCTGAAGTTTGCCCTGCTGCTGGGCGGAACCACCCAGGTGATGTGCGCAGCAGTGCTTGAGCTTTCAGCTCTGCCATCTGCATACGCAGCCTGCAGTGCTGACACGTAAGGCCTGGCTAAGTGTTTAGCCACAGAGGTTCTGCCTTGCTCTTTGAATTCATGCAGCACAGAACTGGACACTTCCGTGAGCTCCAAGGAATACCACAGCGGAAGCCGGGTCTCCGAAACTGGGTCGAACAGTTCACGGTATTGAAGCTCTGGAACTAGCACAGCTTGGCACGCAGGACAGAGGTTGTAATCGAGTTCACCGCATCCCGCGCAACTTACCGGCAGAACTAACGAGAGTGCCTCTCTGCACGCGTTAGCTACCCATTCACGGATTGTTCCACTGCTCATACCTTGGAGTATGAGCTTCTAGCGATACACCACTGTGTCCCGGACACTGGCCGGTGGATAAGTTGAGGCTACTGCTGAACAGCGAGGGTAGTGACACCACTCACAGCGGTTTGCCACTGCGTTCCACCACGCAGTGAGAGCAGTATTCCGCTCGAGGTGAGAACGCGTAGA
Coding sequences:
- a CDS encoding hemolysin family protein → MSDWAGLIWLVVLLALNAFFVAAEFAVISARRSQIEPLANKGKASAKTALYAMEHVSLMLATSQLGITVASLLILNVSEPAIHHLMEMALYGTGLAPGWISAISFIFALVLVTFLHVIFGEMVPKNASFSVPDKAILILAPPLVFVARVVKPVIWVMNEIANGVLKLCRVQPRQEANSVFTLNEVATIVSHSTREGTIEDSSGTLSAAFDFTTKKAGDIKVSIDNLVTLSESSTVSELEQAVAKYGFSRYVISDAQQEPIGYIHLKDVLTYDDDISEAGTHTGPIKTKRIRQLASVSESTDLEDVLAQLQRTGIHLARVVDATGETTGVLFLEDIIEELVGEVNDATRRW
- a CDS encoding hemolysin family protein, whose translation is MTPREPETTTLFCLTHAESVVVLVASEWIAFGFGLLLTVGTGFFVAAEFALVNLDRPELEAQRERGVKGLSMTIKALTITSTHLSSAQLGITLTTLLTGFLMEPALSALLFQPLSALGWNEAVIRTVAGVSAVVIATVLSMIIGELVPKNFALAIPQATAKVVIPFQTAFTFLFKPVIAFLNGLSNSVLRGFGLEPKEELSGARSAEELSSLLRRSASEGALEADTATLLGKTLAFSELSASDVMTPRLRIESLEPGDSARAVLELARKTGFSRFPVAEDSLDDVVGVVHVKNAISVPRERRSEVPVSALMSEPLRVPDTMSLDALLAELRGKGLQMAMVVDEYGGTAGIATLEDLVEELVGEVADEHDRSRAGVVSTAEYLTFPGSLRPDELEERAGITVPENENYETVAGFVMSELGRIPEQGDTVHVPGGEFKVVRMDGRRIDRLRFTPAPPNEGGESDE
- a CDS encoding PAS domain-containing sensor histidine kinase, giving the protein MSTLSNIMEAQGIGSAADIEWLHMLIGDWQLIADLAFADIVLWAPTTDGSFVAVSHARPSSSATLFYRDFVGQKIKAEWRAQVSEAYETSAIIESSSPAWYEETPTRVRAVPVVRRVRQGSSDPAPTSPIAVISLHTNLSESRSPSRQELTFNSCANDLFDMIATGDFPDLDAAPSPRRGAPRATDGLIRLDVDGVVTFASPNALSAFNRIGFNDELEGETLAEVTTRVLTGKINVDESLPVVVTGRAPWRADIEARGVTISLRTIPIRHLGERTGAIVLCRDVTELRNQEMELITKDATIREIHHRVKNNLQTVASLLRIQARRTQSDEAREALTQAMRRVASIAVVHDTLSEGLSQNVDFDDVFNRVLMLSAEVAAIHGTTVHPRLSGSFGVLPSEYATPLALALTELVTNAVEHGLAGREGTVIIEANRTDEALSVHIVDNGTGLPEGEIGDGLGTQIVKTLIQGELSGSIEWGPAPEGGTDVSIEVPLRFVSLS
- a CDS encoding alpha/beta hydrolase; this encodes MRKKWLWRTLAVLAGIVVVTVVAFTVSPWPSALIIRQVFQDGAKKVAAIMEPYAPTSGVDSVLDVQYAEGSTEPYVTPSSFTQLDVFYPTGTTEPLGTVIWTHGGAWISGNKSNDRSYFEILASKGYTVVGLNYTYGPEAQYPTAVFELNQAHKFLLENSDKFHINPDAIVLAGDSAGAQLTSQLATIITKPSYAAGMKITPALSPEQLQGVVLNCGVYEVTSLLGQKGILGWGDDASLWAYTGDRDLVNSAAVAEMSTIHHVDGNFPETYISGGNADPLTAENSKPFAAKLQSLGVNVTELFWPDDYTPPLPHEYQFRLNLDAAQTALTQTLAFLDERIGSSSAQ
- a CDS encoding AAA family ATPase, which encodes MSLLIAVWGPTGAPGRTTVAINLAAELAELGQSVLLIDADSYGGAIAPTLGIIDEAAGLAAACRLAESGTLTAQDIENLTHHVSTSVGNLRVLSGITRTDRWPELTAERVKLVLSCAAEAFDAVVVDVGFNLETDEEITSDLFAPRRNAATLTVLKHADCIVEVASADALGIARFIRAHDVLVDLFPQSLRLIVVNKVRPGLDPRGSSHAAETLSRFAGLHEVYELPLDEKALNASYASGKPLSMSAHTSKLRKRFVEIAGVLSHSAPVTGQKKNRFSRPRKQAFASMPFEQHQDSA
- a CDS encoding SAF domain-containing protein; translation: MTHTKTRRLDMRLFIGLALVVGAALGGFALVTATESTTAVYVASKTLTPGHVLDKNDLVLTDVKLGSSGTSYLTANAFTPGSVVTKAVGAGELVPVSAVGTAKQVATTNVVVQLDVPLASEAVVGTSVDVWASMAAGQGVFGPPSVIISGAQIAHITEATGLAASNGGVRVELVVPQNKVAALLESQANGDALSLVPTRGKSS
- a CDS encoding helix-turn-helix domain-containing protein, translating into MNDFGSTDVNTDRFLTATEAAELLKVSVADVHELINSGELQAFQVGSRGPWRIEHDILELFIAEQYEISRRSAMWNNSSLASANNITDF
- a CDS encoding Rv3235 family protein — protein: MTTAQALNTRSSLFDQDDYFGYQPTATSALPDPQPMVENLARSVMEILAGCRELDQIARWVSDEVYRTLLKRVHISRRARAVKKMPAVRPTFGLGRTIITNPTDGVVESVVIVHGKARTRSIAIRLEGIDGRWRATAIHVL